The DNA region AAGCCGGGAGCGGTCGTCGTCGCCAACGGGGACGAGGGCGACCCGGGCTCGTACGCCGACCGGCTGCTCATGGAGGAGGACCCCGAGCGCGTCCTCGCGGGACTCGCCCTGGCCTGCTTCGCCTGCGGCGCCGGGCGCGGGACCGTCCTGGTGCGCTCCGAGTACCCGAGGGCCATGGCCCGGCTGCGCCGGGCGGTGGAACGCGCGACGGAGGCGGGCGACCTGGCTCCTTCGGCCGGGGCGGCCGGTCCGCGGCCGTTCGTCGAGGTCGTCGAAGGAGCGGGTTCCTACGTCTCCGGCGAGGAGACCGCCCTCATCGCCCGCCTCGAAGGCGCCCGCGGCTGTGCGCGCCCCCGGCCGCCCTACCCCACGGACCACGGCCTGTGGGACAGGCCGACCGTGGTCAACAACGTGGAGACCCTGGCAGCCGTGCCCTGGATCGTCGCCCACGGCGGAACGTCCTACGCCCGACGCGGCGTGCCGGACGAGACCGGCACCAAACTGGTCTGCCTGTCTGAACGCTTCGCCCGGCCCGGGGCGTACGAGGTCGAACTCGGCACTCCCATGGGCGAGGTCGTCACCCGGTTCGGCGGTGGTCTCAAGGACGGGCGCGAGCTCGTCGTCCTCCAGATCGGCGGACCCCTCGGCGGCTTCCTCGCCGGGACCGCCCTCGACGTCCCGCTCACCACGGCGGCGCTCGCCGAGCACGGCGCCGCCCTCGGCCACGGCGGCATGGTCGCCTTCGACGCCGACACCGATCCGCGCGAACTCATGAGCCACATCTGGGAGTTCGCCGCCGACGAGAGCTGCGGAGCCTGCTCGCCCTGCCGGGTCGGCACCCGGCGAGGGCTCGGACTCGCGCGGGACCGGGGCGGTCCGGGGGAGACCTACGAGCGACTGGCACGGCTGATGGGCGAGGCGAGCCTCTGCGCCTTCGGCCGCCGTGTCCCCGCCGCCGTCCGCAGCCTCGCCCGCGCCTACGGGCCGGCCCTGGAAGGATGGGACCGATGACCCGGCTCCAGGTCGACGGCGTTCCGGTCGAACTGCCCGCCGGGGCCTCACTGCTCGACGCGGTACATGCAGCCGGAGCCGACGTGCCCACCCTCTGCCACGACGACCGCCTCCGGCCCGCCGGCTCCTGCCGGACCTGCCTGGTCCGCGCCGACGGCCGGACCGTCGCCGCCTGCGTCACACCCGCGACTGCGGACCTCACCGTCGACACCGCCGACGAGGGTCTGCGGAACCTGCGCCGGGACGCGGTCGCCCTGATCGCCTCGGCGCTCCCGCCGCACGCACTCGCCGACAGCGCGCACAGCGAACTGGCCGAGACGTGCCGGGCCTTGGGGATCACGGCGGAAACGGCCGCCGACGGCTCCACGCGCGGGCGGGACGAGAGCCACCCGTACGTCCACCTCGACCGCGACCTGTGCATCGCGTGCGGCCGCTGCGTACGGATGTGCTCCGACGTCCAGGGCACGTTCGCGCTCACCCTGACCGGGCGCGGCGCCGACACGGTCGTCGCCCCGGGAACCGGCGGCGCCTGGGCCGAATCCGACTGCGTGTCCTGCGGCGGCTGCGTCGACACCTGCCCCACGGGGGCGATCACCCAGCCCGGACCCGGCCAGGGCCTCACCTCCCGGCAGACACCGGCAGACCGCGTGCGCACCACCTGCGGCTACTGCGGAGTCGGCTGCACCCTCGACGTCGTCGTCCGCGAGGACCGGGTCGCCGCCGTGCTTCCCGCCCGGGACGGCCCCGTCAACCGGGGCCACGCCTGCGTCAAGGGCCGTTTCGCGTACGGATACCTCGGCTCCGCCGAGCGCCTCACCGAGCCCCTGCTCCGTGAGAACGGGGTCCTGCGGCCCGCGAGCTGGGCGGAGGCCGTGGACCGGATCGCCGACGGCCTGCGCGCGGCCGTCCGTGACGGCGGGCCCGACGCGGTCGCCGCGATCTCCTCCGCCCGTGCCACCAACGAGGAGAACTACCTCGTCCAGAAGTTCCTGCGGACCGTCATCGGCACCAACAACGTCGACAACTGCTCCCGCCTCTGCCACGCCCCTTCCGCCGCAGGACTCACCGCGTCTTTCGGACGCGCC from Streptomyces fradiae includes:
- a CDS encoding NAD(P)H-dependent oxidoreductase subunit E, with translation MAGRMPGEPGRRPDALRELTARHGGRGGLLPAALERVRAGTAEEPEEWAPQVAAAAGLPAAAGLGPATFFADLAAPRGERHVRVCTATACFAARGGEHLAEVERALGVVAGTVDEAGSTSLQTVHCLGYCYAGPAALDGTLPRTGPDLADQLRGRTEPRTPGIPAADTTGAPVLLAGIVGGQDAWDVWRRAVAGLRPDDVRRETAASGLRGRGGAGFPVADKWAAAAGKPGAVVVANGDEGDPGSYADRLLMEEDPERVLAGLALACFACGAGRGTVLVRSEYPRAMARLRRAVERATEAGDLAPSAGAAGPRPFVEVVEGAGSYVSGEETALIARLEGARGCARPRPPYPTDHGLWDRPTVVNNVETLAAVPWIVAHGGTSYARRGVPDETGTKLVCLSERFARPGAYEVELGTPMGEVVTRFGGGLKDGRELVVLQIGGPLGGFLAGTALDVPLTTAALAEHGAALGHGGMVAFDADTDPRELMSHIWEFAADESCGACSPCRVGTRRGLGLARDRGGPGETYERLARLMGEASLCAFGRRVPAAVRSLARAYGPALEGWDR